A genomic region of Desulfosarcina ovata subsp. ovata contains the following coding sequences:
- the lon gene encoding endopeptidase La: MRFFKKESPLPEQAPPSTEMDQLRQLVRKAGMPPEAADATFMEIDRIAKMPPGSTEHTIGVSYIDYLTHLPWNRTTDDRLDLKAAKQVLDDQHEGLLEIKNRVLEHLAVRILRSERRHTMLVVDDEKTTRMNLMHVLTKEGYAVETAADGLEAIRLLEKQAFDIVITDLKMEQADGMQVLETAKQKNPDTEVIIITGYATVATAVSAMQKGSYHFLAKPLKLDEIRTTVAKALRPKQTRLDHRGPVLCFVGPPGTGKTSLGLAIAKSMQRRFVRISLAGMKDEAQLRGHRRSYVGALPGRIIQEIRRVETINPVFMLDELDKISQEFKGDPAAVLLEVLDPQQNTHFMDNYLDLPFDLSKVMFIATANTVDTIPEALLDRLEVIELSGYTEQEKVRIAFNHLIPREIETSGLEGRSIDISQAAVVRIIREYTREAGLRGLQRQIAGLCRKIALDQVDQGNDAAPLAITEEAVERLLGPRRHTLEVTQARDRVGVATGLAWTRTGGEIVFVEATQMRGAGQLTLTGSLGTVMRESAQAAMSYIRSHVEAFGIPADFFERHDIHIHIPAGAIPKDGTSAGVPIAAALLSMITGRACRRDTAMTGELTLTGRILPVGGIREKLLAAHRAGVRTVVLPAKNGVDLQSIPDEIKQVLCIIPIEELPGAIEQVLIGRDSLN, encoded by the coding sequence ATGCGGTTTTTCAAAAAGGAATCCCCACTCCCCGAACAAGCCCCCCCGTCAACGGAGATGGACCAGCTTCGCCAGTTGGTACGCAAGGCCGGCATGCCCCCCGAGGCCGCCGATGCCACCTTCATGGAGATCGACCGGATTGCCAAGATGCCCCCGGGCAGCACCGAGCATACCATCGGCGTCAGCTACATCGACTACCTGACCCACCTGCCCTGGAACCGCACCACCGACGACCGGCTTGATCTCAAAGCCGCCAAACAGGTACTCGACGACCAGCATGAAGGGCTTCTGGAAATCAAGAATCGCGTACTGGAACACCTGGCGGTGCGCATCCTGCGGTCCGAGCGCCGGCATACCATGCTGGTGGTGGACGATGAGAAGACCACGCGCATGAATCTGATGCATGTGCTCACCAAGGAGGGCTACGCGGTGGAAACGGCCGCCGACGGCCTGGAAGCCATCCGGCTGCTGGAAAAGCAGGCCTTCGATATCGTCATCACCGATCTGAAAATGGAACAGGCCGACGGCATGCAGGTCTTAGAGACGGCCAAGCAGAAAAATCCCGACACCGAGGTGATCATCATCACCGGCTATGCCACGGTGGCGACGGCGGTCTCGGCCATGCAAAAAGGGTCCTATCACTTCCTGGCCAAACCGCTGAAGCTGGACGAAATCCGCACAACGGTCGCCAAGGCCCTGCGGCCCAAACAGACCCGCCTGGACCACCGCGGGCCGGTGCTCTGCTTTGTGGGCCCGCCGGGAACCGGGAAAACCTCCCTGGGCCTTGCCATCGCCAAAAGCATGCAACGCCGTTTCGTGCGGATTTCACTGGCCGGAATGAAGGACGAGGCCCAGCTTCGCGGACACCGGCGCAGCTATGTGGGCGCACTGCCCGGCCGCATCATTCAGGAGATCCGTCGCGTGGAAACCATCAACCCGGTCTTCATGCTGGACGAGCTGGACAAAATCAGCCAGGAGTTCAAGGGAGATCCGGCAGCCGTCCTGCTGGAAGTGCTCGACCCGCAACAGAACACCCACTTCATGGATAACTATCTGGACCTGCCCTTTGATCTCTCCAAGGTGATGTTCATTGCCACGGCCAACACCGTGGACACGATTCCCGAAGCCCTCTTGGACCGCCTGGAGGTCATCGAGCTATCCGGCTATACGGAGCAGGAGAAAGTCCGCATTGCATTCAACCATCTGATTCCAAGGGAAATCGAAACGAGCGGACTGGAAGGCCGATCAATCGACATCAGCCAGGCGGCTGTCGTCCGCATCATCCGGGAATACACCCGCGAGGCCGGCCTGCGCGGCCTTCAGCGGCAGATTGCCGGCCTTTGCCGCAAAATCGCCCTGGATCAGGTCGACCAGGGAAATGACGCGGCCCCCCTGGCCATCACCGAGGAGGCGGTGGAGAGACTTCTCGGGCCTCGTCGCCATACCTTGGAGGTGACCCAGGCTCGGGACCGTGTCGGCGTGGCGACCGGCCTGGCATGGACCCGCACCGGCGGTGAAATCGTCTTTGTGGAGGCGACCCAGATGCGCGGCGCGGGCCAGCTCACCCTCACCGGTTCCCTGGGCACCGTAATGAGGGAGTCGGCCCAGGCGGCCATGAGTTACATCCGCAGCCACGTGGAGGCCTTTGGCATACCGGCGGATTTTTTCGAACGGCACGACATTCACATCCATATCCCGGCCGGGGCGATTCCCAAAGACGGCACCTCGGCAGGCGTGCCCATTGCCGCGGCGCTGCTCTCCATGATCACCGGGCGTGCCTGCCGGCGGGACACGGCCATGACCGGCGAGCTGACCCTGACCGGCCGCATTCTGCCGGTAGGCGGAATCCGTGAAAAGCTGCTCGCCGCCCATCGGGCCGGTGTGCGCACGGTGGTGCTGCCGGCCAAAAACGGGGTTGACCTGCAGAGCATTCCGGACGAGATCAAACAGGTACTTTGCATTATCCCCATTGAAGAGTTACCGGGCGCCATTGAACAGGTGCTGATCGGAAGGGATTCCTTAAATTGA
- a CDS encoding potassium channel family protein, which produces MKKQFAVIGLGNFGFFLATALFQKGHEVLGIDINPKLVQEIRDRISRAVIADATDAQAMKELELAKMDAVVVSIGSVLNSSILATLNVKDLGAKKVVAKAVSEAHGRILRKIGADEIYFPEKDLALTAAQRLDNPNVLDYLPFMEGYSIVQLAPPSSFIGKTLIELDLINRFGIQVIAIKELIPENVVMIPTGRFVVKDSDILVLLGPEDALVGLQEKTAK; this is translated from the coding sequence ATGAAAAAGCAGTTTGCCGTTATCGGACTCGGAAATTTCGGTTTTTTCCTGGCCACCGCCCTGTTCCAAAAAGGCCATGAGGTGCTGGGCATCGACATCAACCCCAAACTGGTCCAGGAAATCCGCGACCGGATCAGCCGGGCGGTGATTGCCGACGCCACCGATGCCCAGGCCATGAAGGAGCTGGAACTGGCCAAGATGGACGCCGTGGTGGTGAGCATCGGTTCTGTCCTCAACAGCAGTATCCTGGCCACCCTCAATGTCAAAGACCTGGGGGCAAAGAAAGTGGTCGCCAAGGCGGTGAGCGAAGCCCATGGCCGCATCCTGAGAAAAATAGGCGCTGACGAGATCTACTTTCCGGAAAAGGACTTGGCCCTGACCGCGGCACAGCGTCTGGACAACCCCAACGTGCTGGACTACCTGCCCTTTATGGAGGGCTACAGCATCGTGCAGCTGGCCCCCCCGTCCTCGTTCATCGGCAAGACCCTCATCGAGTTGGATTTGATCAACCGTTTCGGCATCCAGGTAATCGCCATCAAAGAGCTGATACCGGAAAACGTGGTCATGATCCCCACCGGCCGGTTCGTGGTCAAAGACAGCGATATCCTCGTTCTCCTGGGTCCCGAGGATGCCCTGGTCGGACTGCAGGAAAAAACGGCGAAGTAA
- a CDS encoding ABC transporter ATP-binding protein/permease: protein MPVKPPSLWRRFATIAQPYFFPHVRMGGWITLMLMALLMAFLFGVLCVAVAGMVAAGNAFFPELTGRIAGGLVALVQNLFHSGGWLLIASALAVPLLIFSGFRRHLAARRRAWTLLAIVLLLSLSVTGINVAFSYIGNYFTNSLVKKNQEMAYLYVAVYFGGFLIGIPIVAFYGYMRDYLGMHWREWMTGEFVGNYFKNRNYYEIEADGSIDNPDQRIMEDIRSFTRTSLAFLLILLGSLMDLISFTGILWSKSRLLVGVVLVYSIAGTLLTALIGRRLVRLNFNQLRYEADFRYALVHVRDNAESIAFYQGEGPEAQQIGSRFHNVLRNFSLLIGWQRNLSFFTTAYSYLPAVLPFLILFGPYFSGKIEYGDMVQANFAFTQVYGAMSLIVSQIESITSFAAGVKRLSTFAEAIPPDRPPMDGIRSEDADHFALDRMTLMTPDNRRNLIRNLSLALDRKLNLVVVGPSGVGKSSLLRAIAGLWTRGGGIVRRPPLERIFFLPQKPYMLLGSLRDQLRYPRLQEAIPDDELQRVLEMVNLKDLPARMGGFDEAPDWADLLSLGEQQRLAFGRLLIHRPAFAVLDEATSALDRSNESRLYGLLREMGIHYISVGHRESLLDYHDRVLELKGEARWRMVPVPEYREPITAT, encoded by the coding sequence ATGCCCGTAAAGCCCCCTTCGCTCTGGAGACGGTTCGCCACCATCGCCCAACCCTATTTTTTCCCGCATGTCCGAATGGGTGGCTGGATCACCCTGATGCTCATGGCGCTGCTGATGGCCTTTCTGTTCGGTGTGCTCTGTGTGGCCGTGGCCGGTATGGTCGCTGCCGGCAACGCCTTTTTCCCGGAGTTGACGGGAAGGATTGCCGGCGGGCTGGTTGCGCTGGTGCAGAACCTGTTTCACTCGGGCGGCTGGCTGCTGATCGCATCGGCCCTGGCCGTTCCCCTGCTGATCTTCTCAGGATTCCGCCGGCACCTGGCCGCTCGTCGACGGGCCTGGACGCTGCTGGCCATCGTCCTCCTGCTCTCCCTCTCGGTCACCGGCATCAACGTCGCCTTCAGCTACATCGGCAACTATTTCACCAATTCTCTGGTCAAAAAAAACCAGGAGATGGCCTACCTCTATGTGGCCGTCTACTTCGGCGGCTTCTTGATCGGCATCCCCATTGTCGCCTTCTACGGGTACATGCGCGACTACCTGGGCATGCACTGGCGGGAGTGGATGACCGGCGAATTCGTGGGTAATTACTTCAAAAACCGAAACTACTATGAAATCGAGGCCGACGGCAGCATCGACAACCCCGATCAGCGGATCATGGAGGATATCCGCTCCTTCACCCGCACCTCTCTCGCTTTTCTGCTCATCCTTCTCGGGTCGCTGATGGACCTTATCTCCTTCACCGGCATTCTCTGGTCCAAGTCACGGCTGCTGGTGGGGGTCGTGCTGGTCTATTCGATTGCCGGAACCCTGCTCACCGCCCTGATCGGCCGTCGCCTGGTGCGCCTGAACTTCAATCAGCTGCGCTACGAGGCCGACTTCCGCTACGCCCTCGTGCATGTGCGCGACAATGCCGAATCGATTGCCTTCTACCAGGGCGAGGGACCCGAGGCACAGCAGATCGGCAGCCGGTTCCACAACGTATTGAGAAATTTCAGTCTGCTCATCGGCTGGCAGAGGAACCTCTCCTTTTTTACCACGGCCTACAGCTACCTGCCGGCGGTCCTGCCATTCCTGATTCTCTTCGGCCCCTACTTTAGCGGCAAAATCGAATACGGCGACATGGTGCAGGCCAATTTCGCCTTTACTCAAGTCTACGGCGCCATGTCGCTGATCGTCTCTCAGATCGAATCGATCACCAGTTTCGCTGCCGGCGTGAAGCGTCTGTCGACCTTTGCCGAAGCGATTCCACCGGACCGCCCGCCCATGGACGGTATCCGCTCCGAAGATGCGGATCACTTCGCCCTTGACCGCATGACCCTGATGACGCCGGACAACCGCCGCAACCTGATCCGCAACTTGTCCCTGGCCCTGGACCGCAAGCTCAATCTGGTGGTGGTGGGACCCAGCGGCGTCGGCAAGAGTTCCCTGCTGCGGGCCATTGCCGGCCTGTGGACCCGCGGCGGCGGGATTGTCCGGCGGCCGCCGCTGGAGCGGATCTTCTTCCTTCCCCAGAAACCGTATATGCTTTTGGGCAGCCTACGGGATCAATTGCGTTACCCCCGTCTCCAGGAGGCAATCCCGGACGACGAACTGCAGCGGGTACTGGAAATGGTCAACCTGAAAGATCTGCCGGCGCGCATGGGAGGGTTCGATGAGGCGCCCGACTGGGCCGATCTGCTCTCCCTGGGAGAACAGCAACGCCTGGCCTTCGGGCGCCTGTTGATCCACCGGCCGGCATTTGCCGTTTTGGATGAAGCCACCAGTGCCCTGGACCGAAGCAATGAAAGCCGCCTCTACGGACTTCTTCGCGAAATGGGCATTCACTACATCAGCGTCGGCCACCGCGAGTCCCTGCTCGACTATCACGATCGGGTGCTGGAACTAAAGGGCGAAGCGCGGTGGCGGATGGTCCCTGTTCCGGAATACCGCGAACCGATCACCGCCACCTGA
- a CDS encoding universal stress protein produces the protein MKTVLFATDHIPPNPKALDYALVLCRRVAARLDILHIVQTPKAADSDPLKQLLSDPSDTPISYRCEVSAEAAGRIIERYVRRHRNIVLTVFDPRPCPDPSDIHKKQSYPAGKRAMPKLSIPLVLVKKAQ, from the coding sequence ATGAAAACCGTTCTCTTTGCAACCGATCATATTCCACCGAACCCCAAGGCGTTGGACTACGCCCTGGTATTGTGCCGGCGGGTGGCGGCCCGGCTGGATATCCTGCACATCGTCCAGACGCCGAAGGCCGCGGATTCCGATCCGCTCAAACAGTTGCTGTCGGACCCATCGGATACGCCCATCAGCTATCGCTGCGAGGTCAGCGCTGAGGCCGCCGGACGGATCATCGAACGCTATGTGCGCAGGCACCGTAATATCGTTTTGACGGTTTTTGATCCCCGGCCCTGTCCGGATCCATCCGATATCCATAAAAAACAAAGCTATCCGGCGGGAAAAAGGGCCATGCCCAAATTATCCATCCCGCTGGTGCTCGTAAAAAAGGCGCAGTAA
- a CDS encoding sigma-54-dependent transcriptional regulator, whose amino-acid sequence MTTRKERLLVVEDEDLARKNLMHILDREGYDVTGVESGEKAVALIKEHPFDLVITDFKMGRVDGLQVLEKSKTFQPGVEVIIITGYATVDLAVKSMKDGAFYYIAKPYKIDQVRKVVSEALIKRRLQLENQQLRDELQRIRPIPALIGKSPAMEKIRETIRQVAPSDTNVLILGESGTGKEIVAKAIHLLSNRQSKRFVAFNCGSFTEELMANELFGHEKGAFTGADREHVGLLEVADGGTVFLDEIGDMPLTMQIKLLRVMQERELMRVGGVTPRQVNVRFLAATHRDLHEDARTGQFRQDLYYRLNVITIHIPPLAERREDIPLLAQRFLARIAGEMQKEVSGIDSEVMELLGQYSWPGNVRELENIVERAVALATKPTIGADQLPDHIRNLTIETYRTAGDAIPTLEEQEKRYIEWVLQKTEGNKTHAAKIMGIDRVSLWRKLKRFGWDDS is encoded by the coding sequence ATGACGACGAGAAAAGAGCGGCTGCTGGTTGTTGAGGACGAAGACCTGGCGCGCAAGAACCTGATGCACATCCTGGATCGCGAAGGGTACGATGTCACCGGTGTGGAAAGCGGTGAAAAAGCCGTCGCCCTGATCAAAGAGCATCCCTTCGACCTGGTGATCACCGATTTTAAGATGGGACGTGTAGACGGGCTGCAGGTCCTGGAAAAAAGCAAGACGTTTCAGCCGGGTGTCGAAGTGATCATCATCACCGGCTACGCCACGGTCGATCTGGCGGTCAAATCCATGAAGGACGGCGCGTTTTACTATATTGCCAAACCCTACAAGATCGACCAGGTGCGCAAGGTCGTCAGCGAGGCGTTGATCAAGCGCCGGCTTCAACTGGAGAACCAGCAGCTCCGCGATGAATTGCAGCGCATCCGGCCCATACCGGCACTGATCGGCAAGAGCCCGGCAATGGAAAAAATCAGGGAGACCATTCGCCAGGTCGCCCCCTCGGACACGAATGTGCTCATCCTGGGAGAAAGCGGCACGGGAAAGGAAATTGTGGCCAAGGCCATTCACCTGCTCAGCAACCGCCAGTCCAAACGGTTCGTGGCCTTTAACTGTGGCTCCTTTACCGAGGAGTTGATGGCCAACGAGCTCTTCGGGCACGAAAAAGGGGCCTTCACCGGTGCCGATCGCGAGCATGTCGGCCTGCTGGAGGTCGCCGATGGTGGGACCGTATTTCTGGATGAAATCGGCGATATGCCCCTGACCATGCAGATCAAACTGCTGCGGGTCATGCAGGAGCGGGAACTGATGCGCGTCGGCGGCGTCACCCCCCGTCAGGTAAATGTGCGCTTTTTGGCGGCGACCCACCGCGATCTGCACGAAGACGCCCGCACCGGCCAGTTCCGTCAGGATCTCTATTACCGGCTCAATGTCATCACCATCCACATTCCTCCGCTCGCTGAGCGTCGCGAGGACATTCCCCTCCTGGCCCAGCGCTTTCTGGCCCGCATTGCCGGTGAGATGCAAAAGGAGGTCAGCGGTATCGATTCGGAGGTCATGGAACTGCTGGGCCAGTACAGCTGGCCGGGCAATGTGCGCGAACTGGAAAACATCGTCGAGCGCGCGGTGGCCCTGGCCACCAAGCCTACCATCGGGGCGGATCAGCTCCCGGATCACATCCGCAATCTCACCATCGAAACCTATCGCACGGCCGGGGATGCCATACCGACGCTGGAAGAGCAGGAAAAACGCTACATCGAATGGGTACTGCAGAAAACCGAGGGAAACAAAACCCATGCCGCAAAGATCATGGGCATCGACCGGGTCTCTCTCTGGCGCAAGCTAAAGCGTTTTGGCTGGGATGATTCCTGA
- a CDS encoding universal stress protein — MRNPFKRTKKNLPADTLSDSKQLTAAVVDTEVAGDDGGAGGVEGRLVVMGNESAFSDEVVDYAIDMARRMSYEILALNSAPLSCDSFGLFSTSRSKLCQEFQSISEKNGLRFRQAAEAAGIQFVQVVKFDEPEQALASVQHEYGSIEFVISDAPTTAAENRPAADHRPRNEVLVYSMI; from the coding sequence ATGAGAAATCCATTCAAAAGGACAAAGAAAAATTTACCCGCCGATACCCTCTCGGACTCGAAACAGCTGACAGCGGCAGTGGTGGATACTGAAGTGGCCGGTGACGATGGTGGCGCCGGCGGGGTTGAAGGCCGGTTGGTGGTCATGGGCAATGAAAGCGCGTTTTCCGATGAAGTTGTCGATTATGCCATCGATATGGCCCGCCGGATGTCCTATGAAATTCTGGCGTTGAACAGCGCCCCGCTTTCCTGTGATTCTTTCGGTCTTTTTTCCACATCGCGCAGCAAGCTCTGCCAGGAATTCCAGTCCATTTCCGAAAAAAATGGTCTGCGTTTTCGACAGGCCGCCGAAGCAGCGGGGATCCAATTTGTCCAGGTGGTCAAATTCGATGAACCGGAACAGGCCCTGGCCAGCGTCCAGCATGAGTATGGGAGCATCGAATTCGTTATCTCCGATGCCCCCACCACGGCCGCCGAGAACCGTCCCGCTGCAGACCACCGGCCGCGCAATGAAGTACTGGTTTATTCGATGATCTGA
- a CDS encoding SLC13 family permease: MTPEMILTIIMLSFAVVLFIFEWVRVDVVGIIMMVMLPLTGLISPKEAFVGLSSNAVCSIIAVIIIGAGLDKTGVMNQVAGPIIRLAGNSESRVIALISSAVGVISSMMQNIGAAALFMPATQRIAKRMEIPVSRILMPMGFCAIIGGTLTLVGASPTILLNDLMTLGGEKLAPFGLFTQTPIGIALLATAIIYFLIFGKFVLPAATGEADRGVTAALMEEYKALGNTYELAVPADFAGPRTLQELHIRSKFLLTVVAIHHAGEKRMNLTPRSHNEIEAGDTIAIVGKEKNVNRLAEELGWELKDGLDTFAESLARTSAGMAETVVSPRSELIGKTMNEANFKDLYNLNPIALFKGNRIYYTGLTQIALSMGDTLLLQGPWERFHLVKNQPQPRALTFATPLEGEILRPQKAKLAVIWLALALLQIVVFKIQLSVALMSGALGMIITGVLSIDEAYRAVDWMTVFLLAGLIPLGMAFEKTGTAAFIATKVLGLLGQPSPIVLLTAVGIMTSCFTLFISNVGATVLLVPLCMNMAMMAGADPRMAALVVGLSASNTFVLPTHQVNALIMRPGGYRTVDYAKAGFVMTLLFLVVELVMLYFFYGV; the protein is encoded by the coding sequence ATGACCCCCGAGATGATTTTGACCATCATTATGCTGTCGTTTGCGGTGGTACTGTTTATTTTTGAATGGGTGCGGGTGGATGTGGTGGGGATTATCATGATGGTGATGTTGCCCCTGACCGGCCTGATTTCCCCGAAAGAGGCGTTCGTGGGGCTGAGCAGCAACGCGGTGTGCTCCATCATCGCCGTGATTATCATCGGTGCCGGCCTGGACAAAACCGGGGTAATGAACCAGGTGGCCGGGCCGATCATCCGACTCGCCGGTAACAGCGAGAGTCGTGTCATTGCCCTGATTTCGAGCGCCGTGGGCGTTATCTCAAGCATGATGCAGAACATCGGCGCGGCGGCCCTGTTCATGCCGGCCACTCAGCGGATCGCCAAACGCATGGAAATCCCGGTATCGCGAATTCTCATGCCCATGGGGTTTTGCGCCATTATCGGGGGCACGCTGACCCTGGTGGGGGCCAGCCCGACCATTCTGCTCAACGACCTGATGACCCTGGGTGGAGAAAAGCTGGCGCCCTTCGGCCTGTTCACCCAGACACCCATCGGTATCGCTTTGCTGGCCACGGCCATCATCTACTTTCTGATCTTCGGTAAATTCGTCCTGCCGGCCGCCACGGGAGAGGCCGATCGCGGGGTGACCGCGGCGCTGATGGAGGAGTACAAGGCGCTGGGCAACACCTACGAGCTGGCCGTGCCGGCTGACTTTGCCGGCCCCCGGACCCTGCAGGAACTGCACATCCGATCCAAATTTTTGCTTACCGTGGTGGCCATTCATCATGCCGGTGAAAAGCGGATGAACCTGACCCCCCGCAGCCACAACGAGATCGAGGCCGGAGATACCATCGCCATTGTCGGCAAAGAGAAAAACGTCAACCGCCTGGCCGAGGAATTGGGCTGGGAATTGAAGGACGGGCTGGATACCTTCGCCGAGAGCCTGGCGCGCACCAGTGCCGGCATGGCCGAGACCGTGGTGTCGCCGCGCTCGGAGCTGATCGGCAAAACCATGAACGAGGCCAACTTCAAGGACCTGTATAACCTCAACCCCATCGCCCTGTTCAAGGGCAACCGGATCTACTACACCGGCCTGACCCAGATCGCCCTCTCCATGGGCGACACCCTCCTGCTGCAGGGACCCTGGGAGCGGTTTCATCTGGTCAAGAATCAGCCCCAGCCGCGGGCCCTGACCTTTGCTACCCCTCTGGAAGGGGAGATCCTCAGACCTCAGAAAGCCAAGCTGGCCGTAATTTGGCTGGCGCTGGCCCTGTTGCAGATCGTCGTTTTCAAGATCCAACTCTCCGTGGCCCTGATGTCCGGCGCATTGGGGATGATCATCACCGGTGTGCTGAGTATCGACGAAGCCTACCGGGCCGTGGACTGGATGACGGTCTTTCTGCTGGCCGGACTAATCCCTTTGGGCATGGCCTTCGAGAAAACCGGCACGGCGGCCTTTATCGCAACCAAGGTGCTGGGACTTCTGGGGCAGCCCTCGCCCATCGTACTGCTCACCGCCGTCGGCATCATGACCTCCTGCTTCACGCTGTTCATCTCCAATGTGGGGGCCACCGTTCTTCTCGTGCCGCTGTGCATGAACATGGCGATGATGGCCGGCGCCGATCCGCGCATGGCCGCACTGGTGGTCGGACTGTCGGCATCCAACACTTTCGTGCTGCCGACCCACCAGGTCAATGCGCTGATCATGCGCCCCGGCGGGTACCGGACCGTCGATTATGCCAAGGCCGGGTTTGTCATGACCCTGCTCTTTCTGGTCGTGGAGTTGGTCATGCTCTATTTCTTTTACGGTGTTTGA
- a CDS encoding TrkH family potassium uptake protein: protein MHNPRLHKSFAFHLLNSPTRLSILGFALLIATGTALLMLPASSVNAPLGFIDALFMSTSASCVTGLSIMDIGTGLSHFGQLVLLSLIQVGGLGILTISTLLLMMMKGRPTLSGQAIIKDTFTYGEGKQTVSSVLKAIFITAFSIEAVGALVLYLRTAPQAGWHQAGYPAVFHAISAFCNAGFSLYADSFAGFREDWVVNGVLSLLIIIGGIGFVVIADVKSRFLSRNRKIARLSLHSRLALTASGILILLGTLAILFMEWDNTLAPLSIPGRVLAALFQSVSARTAGFNTLNMGHMANETLFMLCIFMFIGACPGSCGGGVKTTTVAGLMIQGLSRMRGLSHPRIFKRTLTEASISKATSVVMVSMAVITVAIMALMMSELGGLSHAQTRGRFLELFFEVISAFGTVGLSTGVTGTLSPMGRITIVILMFIGRLGPMVIGLAVSRERISRFHYAEENIMIG from the coding sequence ATGCATAACCCCCGACTGCACAAGAGTTTCGCCTTTCACCTCCTGAACTCGCCGACACGACTGTCGATCCTGGGGTTCGCCCTTTTGATCGCCACGGGCACGGCGCTGCTGATGCTGCCGGCATCGAGCGTCAACGCCCCCCTGGGATTCATCGATGCACTGTTCATGTCCACCTCGGCCAGTTGCGTCACGGGACTGTCGATAATGGATATCGGCACCGGGCTGAGCCATTTCGGCCAACTGGTGCTCCTATCCCTGATTCAGGTGGGCGGGCTGGGTATCCTGACCATTTCGACCCTCCTTTTGATGATGATGAAGGGACGCCCGACCCTCTCCGGGCAGGCCATCATCAAGGATACGTTCACCTATGGCGAGGGCAAACAGACGGTATCATCGGTCCTGAAGGCCATTTTTATCACCGCTTTTTCCATCGAGGCGGTGGGCGCCCTGGTGCTCTACCTGCGCACGGCGCCCCAGGCAGGCTGGCACCAGGCGGGCTACCCGGCCGTCTTCCACGCCATCAGCGCCTTCTGCAATGCCGGTTTCTCACTCTATGCGGACAGTTTTGCCGGCTTTCGCGAAGACTGGGTGGTCAACGGGGTGTTGAGCCTGCTGATCATCATCGGCGGCATCGGTTTCGTGGTCATTGCCGATGTCAAGAGCCGCTTTTTGAGCCGCAACAGAAAGATCGCCCGCCTGAGCCTGCACAGCCGCCTGGCCCTCACCGCCAGTGGGATCTTGATCCTTCTGGGAACCCTGGCGATCCTCTTTATGGAGTGGGACAACACTCTGGCGCCGCTGAGCATACCGGGGCGGGTCCTGGCGGCCCTGTTCCAGTCAGTCAGCGCCCGCACGGCCGGGTTCAACACCCTGAACATGGGCCACATGGCCAATGAAACGCTTTTCATGCTTTGCATCTTCATGTTCATCGGCGCCTGCCCGGGGTCCTGCGGCGGCGGGGTCAAGACCACCACGGTGGCCGGTCTGATGATTCAGGGCCTATCGCGCATGCGCGGGCTCAGCCACCCGCGGATCTTCAAACGCACCCTGACCGAAGCCAGCATCTCCAAGGCCACCAGCGTGGTGATGGTCAGCATGGCGGTAATCACCGTAGCTATCATGGCGCTGATGATGAGTGAACTGGGCGGGCTCTCCCACGCCCAGACCCGGGGACGATTCCTGGAACTTTTTTTCGAAGTCATCAGCGCCTTCGGCACTGTCGGTCTCTCCACCGGCGTCACCGGCACCCTTTCGCCGATGGGGCGCATCACCATCGTCATCCTCATGTTCATCGGCCGGTTGGGTCCCATGGTAATCGGTCTGGCCGTCAGCCGGGAGCGCATCAGCCGATTTCACTATGCGGAAGAAAACATCATGATTGGATAG